The following are encoded together in the Arthrobacter sp. Y-9 genome:
- the rsmA gene encoding 16S rRNA (adenine(1518)-N(6)/adenine(1519)-N(6))-dimethyltransferase RsmA — protein sequence MSDAAQNPDAATNPTPLLGAADIRRLAEELGVRPTKTLGQNFVIDGNTIRRIVAAAELDPSETVLEVGPGLGSLTLGLLDAAAHVVAVEIDPVLAGRLPTTVEEFRPGAAERFTLINQDALKVTELPHQPTAVVANLPYNVAVPVVLHLLEHFPTIRHGLVMVQDEVADRLAAGPGSKIYGVPSVKAAWYGTMRKAGVIGMNVFWPAPKIHSGLVSFERYEEETTSRASREEVFAVIDAAFAQRRKTLRAALSGWAGNGAEAERYLHLAGVDPSARGETLDIGAFTRIAEARIPLEA from the coding sequence GTGAGTGATGCAGCCCAGAACCCCGACGCCGCGACGAACCCCACCCCGTTGCTGGGCGCCGCGGACATCCGCCGTCTGGCCGAGGAGCTCGGCGTCCGGCCCACCAAGACGCTGGGGCAGAACTTCGTGATCGACGGGAACACCATCCGACGGATCGTGGCGGCCGCCGAACTGGACCCGTCGGAGACCGTGCTGGAGGTCGGCCCGGGTCTGGGCAGCCTGACTCTGGGCCTCCTGGACGCCGCCGCCCACGTGGTGGCCGTGGAGATCGACCCGGTCCTGGCGGGCCGTCTGCCCACCACCGTGGAGGAATTCCGGCCGGGCGCGGCCGAGCGCTTCACCCTCATCAACCAGGACGCCCTCAAGGTCACCGAGCTGCCGCATCAGCCGACCGCCGTCGTCGCCAATCTGCCGTACAACGTCGCGGTGCCGGTGGTGCTCCACCTCCTGGAGCATTTCCCCACCATCCGGCACGGCCTGGTCATGGTGCAGGACGAGGTGGCGGACCGCCTCGCCGCAGGACCCGGCTCCAAGATCTACGGCGTGCCGTCGGTCAAGGCCGCCTGGTACGGCACCATGCGCAAGGCCGGGGTGATCGGGATGAACGTCTTCTGGCCGGCGCCCAAGATCCACTCCGGGCTGGTCTCCTTCGAGCGCTATGAGGAGGAGACCACGTCCCGCGCGAGCCGCGAAGAGGTCTTCGCCGTGATCGACGCGGCGTTCGCGCAGCGCCGCAAGACCCTCCGCGCCGCCCTGTCCGGCTGGGCCGGGAACGGCGCCGAGGCGGAACGGTATCTCCACCTCGCAGGCGTCGATCCGAGCGCCCGCGGCGAGACTCTGGACATCGGCGCCTTCACTCGCATCGCCGAGGCCCGGATCCCCCTGGAGGCCTGA
- a CDS encoding MoxR family ATPase, producing the protein MSAEVFSSAARAILDAVNGVIDGKQETARTALMVLLAQGHLLLEDVPGVGKTMLAKTLARAIHGSVSRIQFTPDLLPSDVTGVSMYNQASGEFEFRPGPVFANLVIGDEINRASAKTQSALLECMEESQVSVDGQVYPLGSPFMVLATQNPVEMEGTFPLPEAQRDRFMARISMGYPDRAAELDMLEAHQGRSPLNDLRPVVDTALLRRMIATVQAVHVAGPVKEYVVDLGQATRNHPDIVLGASPRALLHVLRAAKAHAALAGQEFVLPDDVAVVAQDILAHRLLLDRRAVLNGKDAASILGGILERLPVDTAASREAARRAASSAPTGSGGPSLSSAGFTPPGDQARVP; encoded by the coding sequence TTGTCCGCCGAGGTGTTCTCCTCGGCCGCGCGGGCGATCCTCGACGCGGTCAACGGGGTGATCGACGGCAAGCAGGAGACCGCCCGGACCGCCCTCATGGTGCTCCTGGCCCAGGGCCACCTGCTGCTGGAGGACGTCCCCGGCGTCGGCAAGACCATGCTGGCCAAGACGCTCGCCCGGGCCATTCACGGCAGCGTCTCCCGCATCCAGTTCACCCCGGATCTGCTCCCGTCGGACGTGACGGGCGTGTCCATGTACAACCAGGCGAGCGGGGAATTCGAGTTCCGCCCGGGACCCGTGTTCGCGAATCTGGTGATCGGCGACGAGATCAACCGCGCCTCGGCCAAGACGCAGTCCGCCCTGCTCGAATGCATGGAGGAGAGCCAGGTCAGCGTCGACGGCCAGGTGTACCCGCTGGGTTCGCCGTTCATGGTGCTCGCCACCCAGAACCCGGTGGAGATGGAGGGCACCTTCCCCCTCCCCGAGGCTCAGCGGGACCGCTTCATGGCCCGGATCTCCATGGGGTATCCGGACCGCGCCGCCGAACTCGACATGCTGGAGGCGCATCAGGGCCGCTCGCCCCTGAACGACCTGAGGCCCGTCGTGGACACCGCGCTGCTGCGCCGCATGATCGCCACCGTCCAGGCGGTCCATGTCGCCGGTCCGGTCAAGGAGTACGTGGTGGACCTGGGGCAGGCCACGCGCAACCATCCGGACATCGTCCTCGGAGCTAGCCCCCGCGCCCTGCTGCACGTCCTCAGGGCGGCCAAGGCGCACGCGGCCCTCGCGGGACAGGAGTTCGTGCTCCCGGACGACGTCGCCGTCGTCGCGCAGGACATCCTGGCCCACCGGCTGCTGCTGGACCGCCGCGCCGTGCTGAACGGCAAGGACGCGGCGAGCATTCTCGGCGGGATCCTGGAACGCCTGCCCGTGGACACCGCGGCCTCCCGCGAGGCCGCACGCCGGGCCGCCTCGTCCGCGCCCACCGGTTCCGGCGGGCCGTCCCTGAGCTCCGCAGGTTTCACCCCGCCGGGAGACCAGGCCCGGGTGCCATGA
- a CDS encoding helix-turn-helix domain-containing protein: MDEAAESLAQAIGARVRQERKALAWTLDQLADAAGVSRRMVVNVEQGSVNPSVGTLLRLSDALGVGLPALVEPPATRAAKVTRHGEGAVLWTGAAGGRGVLVAGTQPPDVVELWDWTLAPGELHVSEAHSEGTRELLQVQVGAIVVTVDGQSYELGAGDALSFFGDSDHSYRNPHADPARFLLTVHEPGVGTPRTLDTEHG; encoded by the coding sequence ATGGATGAAGCGGCGGAATCACTGGCACAGGCGATCGGCGCCCGGGTCCGGCAGGAGCGTAAAGCCCTCGCCTGGACCCTGGATCAGCTCGCCGACGCCGCGGGCGTGAGCCGCCGCATGGTCGTCAACGTGGAGCAGGGCTCCGTGAACCCCAGTGTCGGCACCCTGCTGCGGCTCAGTGACGCACTCGGCGTCGGACTCCCCGCGTTGGTCGAGCCGCCCGCGACCCGCGCGGCGAAAGTGACGCGGCACGGGGAGGGGGCGGTCCTCTGGACCGGAGCGGCCGGTGGCCGGGGTGTGCTGGTCGCCGGCACGCAGCCGCCGGACGTGGTCGAACTCTGGGACTGGACCCTGGCGCCCGGCGAACTCCACGTCAGCGAAGCGCACTCCGAGGGCACCCGTGAACTCCTGCAGGTGCAGGTGGGCGCGATCGTCGTGACAGTGGACGGGCAGAGCTACGAACTCGGCGCCGGCGACGCCCTCTCCTTCTTCGGCGACTCGGATCACTCCTACCGGAACCCCCACGCTGACCCCGCCCGCTTCCTCCTCACGGTCCACGAACCCGGCGTCGGCACCCCGCGGACGCTCGACACGGAGCACGGCTGA
- a CDS encoding EamA family transporter, producing the protein MTTRNGTVRIPAWSMAIAAMLMIQISNALSVGVIEHIGPGGTAWLRMCFGAVFLLLIARPSFRSITRQDVPKLLALGVVTGFMTTFFLAAVERIPLGTAVAIEFLGPLTVAGLAGKQRKALLWPVIALLGVVLLTEPWHGGVDLLGVGFALLAGACWGLYNVLTQLVGDRFSGISGLALTIPVAAVATTAVGLPQVLDGDLDWVLLLVIAGIALITPVISFGLEMLALRRMNHTAFGTLLAIEPAFGILIGLLILSQMPTVMQMLGIALVVFAGAAAQRGGGRTMEDPVSGTPDLAEQER; encoded by the coding sequence ATGACCACCCGGAACGGCACCGTGCGGATCCCCGCCTGGTCCATGGCGATCGCCGCCATGCTCATGATCCAGATCTCGAACGCGTTGTCGGTCGGGGTCATCGAGCACATCGGACCCGGTGGGACCGCTTGGCTGCGCATGTGTTTCGGCGCCGTCTTCCTCCTGCTCATCGCGCGGCCGTCCTTCCGTTCGATCACACGTCAGGATGTCCCGAAGCTGCTGGCGCTGGGTGTCGTCACCGGGTTCATGACCACGTTCTTCCTCGCGGCCGTGGAACGGATCCCCCTCGGCACCGCCGTGGCGATCGAGTTCCTCGGTCCGCTCACCGTCGCCGGGCTGGCCGGCAAACAGCGCAAGGCGCTCCTCTGGCCCGTGATCGCGCTGCTCGGCGTCGTGCTGCTCACTGAGCCATGGCACGGCGGCGTGGACCTGCTGGGTGTCGGATTCGCCCTGCTGGCGGGGGCCTGCTGGGGGCTGTACAACGTGCTCACCCAGCTGGTCGGCGACCGGTTCTCCGGCATCAGCGGCCTGGCGCTCACCATCCCGGTCGCCGCCGTCGCGACCACCGCCGTCGGCCTTCCCCAAGTGCTCGACGGCGACCTGGACTGGGTGCTGCTGCTGGTCATCGCGGGGATCGCGCTCATCACGCCGGTCATCTCGTTCGGCCTGGAGATGCTCGCGCTGCGCCGCATGAATCACACGGCGTTCGGCACCCTTCTGGCGATCGAGCCGGCGTTCGGCATCCTGATCGGCCTGCTGATCCTCAGCCAGATGCCCACCGTGATGCAGATGCTCGGGATCGCCCTCGTGGTGTTCGCCGGCGCGGCGGCTCAGCGCGGCGGCGGACGGACGATGGAGGACCCGGTGTCCGGGACGCCCGATCTGGCCGAACAGGAACGCTGA
- a CDS encoding resuscitation-promoting factor has translation MNKIFATDGKISPVKVGVQLAVILALVGGLLAFVVNNKTVKINLDGRVSSVQTFGGNVEQVVKSANIDIADKDKVVPALNSGVQDGTEVRINRSKSVSVVVDGAAREVDTHESTVAGLIKELGVKDTSRVSLPADATLDVKGTSLTISTPKKVNLIVRGKGSKLTTTAATVGDVLKEAKVVLGKNDVSALPATAPVTANMTVKVSNIDKSRTATVKEEIPFDVVKTDSAKLDKGVEKVTTEGVAGSVEKTFRLVIVDGKEATRTLVTSKVTAEPVTQRVEVGTKEAPAAPATPPASNTGAAAPAAVNAGMWDRIAQCESTGNWSINTGNGYYGGLQFDIGTWLGAGGGAYAPNASLATREQQIDIANRVYAQRGLSPWGCAWAAG, from the coding sequence GTGAACAAAATCTTCGCAACTGACGGAAAGATCAGTCCCGTCAAGGTGGGCGTTCAGCTCGCGGTGATCCTGGCCTTGGTCGGAGGCCTCCTGGCCTTCGTGGTCAACAACAAGACCGTGAAAATCAACCTAGACGGCCGAGTCAGCTCCGTCCAGACCTTCGGCGGCAACGTCGAGCAGGTCGTGAAGAGCGCCAACATCGACATCGCCGACAAGGACAAGGTGGTTCCCGCGCTGAACAGCGGCGTGCAGGACGGCACCGAAGTCCGGATCAACCGCTCCAAGTCGGTTTCCGTGGTCGTGGACGGTGCGGCGCGTGAGGTCGACACCCACGAGAGCACCGTCGCCGGCCTGATCAAGGAACTCGGCGTGAAGGACACCTCCCGCGTGTCCCTCCCGGCCGACGCCACCCTCGACGTCAAGGGCACCAGCCTCACCATCTCCACCCCTAAGAAGGTCAACCTGATCGTCCGCGGCAAGGGCAGCAAGCTGACCACCACCGCCGCCACGGTCGGCGACGTCCTCAAGGAAGCCAAGGTCGTCCTCGGCAAGAACGACGTCTCGGCCCTCCCGGCCACCGCTCCGGTGACCGCGAACATGACCGTCAAGGTCAGCAACATCGACAAGAGCCGCACGGCCACCGTGAAGGAAGAGATTCCGTTCGACGTGGTCAAGACCGATTCCGCCAAGCTCGACAAGGGCGTGGAGAAGGTCACCACCGAGGGCGTGGCCGGTTCGGTCGAGAAGACCTTCCGCCTCGTGATCGTGGACGGCAAGGAAGCGACCCGCACCCTGGTCACCAGCAAGGTCACGGCCGAGCCCGTGACGCAGCGTGTGGAGGTCGGCACCAAGGAAGCCCCCGCGGCTCCCGCCACCCCGCCTGCTTCCAACACCGGCGCCGCGGCTCCGGCCGCTGTGAACGCCGGTATGTGGGACCGCATCGCCCAGTGTGAGTCGACCGGCAACTGGTCCATCAACACCGGCAACGGCTACTACGGTGGCCTGCAGTTCGACATCGGGACCTGGCTCGGCGCCGGTGGCGGCGCGTACGCCCCGAACGCGAGCCTCGCCACCCGCGAGCAGCAGATCGACATCGCCAACCGCGTGTACGCCCAGCGCGGGCTGTCCCCCTGGGGCTGCGCCTGGGCCGCCGGATAA
- a CDS encoding TatD family hydrolase, with the protein MCAPETPFAYRRPEEAPENGQDGPADSVRSTKDEAGRKRKLDYPPAPEPLRVPVMDNHTHLNFRDGLVEVSVKDALDAAEAVGVKAAVQVACDLESARFTVRALDEDRRLLGALAIHPNDAPLYAARGELEDALQEIEDLAAHPRVRGIGETGLDYFRTQGEEEQAIQHYSFRRHIDIARRLGLTLQIHDRDAHDDVVRILLEEEQPQRVVFHCFSGDEKLAAVCNEHGWYMSFAGPVGFKANGHLRDALRTARRDLIMVETDSPFLTPHPYRGRPNASYMIPYTMRSMAEALETDLDELCADVARNTEAAYGSWD; encoded by the coding sequence ATGTGTGCTCCCGAGACCCCGTTCGCTTACCGCCGCCCCGAGGAAGCCCCGGAGAACGGGCAGGACGGACCCGCGGATTCGGTGCGGTCCACCAAGGACGAGGCCGGCCGCAAGCGGAAGCTCGACTATCCTCCGGCGCCGGAACCCCTGCGGGTCCCGGTCATGGACAACCACACTCACCTGAACTTCCGGGACGGCCTGGTGGAGGTCTCGGTCAAGGACGCCCTCGACGCCGCCGAGGCCGTGGGGGTCAAAGCAGCCGTGCAGGTCGCCTGTGATCTGGAATCCGCGCGCTTCACGGTCCGGGCGCTGGACGAGGACCGCCGCTTGCTGGGCGCCCTGGCCATCCACCCGAACGACGCCCCGCTGTACGCGGCGCGCGGCGAGCTGGAGGACGCACTGCAGGAGATCGAGGATCTCGCAGCTCATCCGCGCGTGCGAGGGATCGGCGAGACCGGCCTGGACTACTTCCGCACCCAGGGGGAGGAGGAGCAGGCGATTCAGCACTACTCCTTCCGCCGTCACATCGACATCGCGCGCCGGCTCGGCCTCACGCTGCAGATCCACGACCGGGACGCGCACGACGACGTCGTCCGGATCCTGCTCGAGGAGGAACAGCCGCAGCGTGTGGTCTTCCACTGCTTCTCCGGCGATGAGAAGCTCGCGGCCGTCTGCAATGAGCACGGGTGGTACATGTCCTTCGCCGGGCCGGTCGGTTTCAAGGCGAACGGGCATCTGCGGGACGCCCTCAGGACGGCCCGCCGGGACCTGATCATGGTGGAGACCGACTCGCCGTTCCTGACCCCTCACCCCTACCGCGGCCGGCCCAACGCGAGCTACATGATTCCCTACACGATGCGGTCCATGGCCGAAGCTCTGGAGACCGATCTCGATGAATTGTGTGCCGACGTCGCGCGCAACACCGAGGCGGCGTACGGGAGCTGGGACTGA
- a CDS encoding 4-(cytidine 5'-diphospho)-2-C-methyl-D-erythritol kinase, producing MRRGNSVTASAPGKINVSLHVGPLREDGYHSLASVFLAVSLREEVRASLLDEPGIQVVLSPDSTLDVDPETIPLDARNLVYRAAALLASHCGLEPAVRLEIVKRVPVAGGMAGGSADAAAALVACNALWECGLSREELAGLGSRLGADVPFCLLGGAAVGLGVGDELTTALVHGELHWVVVPAAFGLSTPEVFRRLDALREAEGFAAPEPDSVDAAILAALRTPDSHVLSTLMVNDLQRAALDLAPELRDVLGLGESLGALAGIVSGSGPTVAFLCEDTTAARGLADGFSHRGLGSFVLTAPSPGAFVHP from the coding sequence ATGCGCCGCGGCAACTCCGTGACGGCCTCCGCGCCGGGGAAGATCAACGTCTCCCTGCACGTCGGCCCGCTCCGGGAGGACGGATACCACTCCCTCGCGAGCGTGTTCCTCGCCGTGTCCCTGCGTGAGGAGGTACGGGCCTCACTCCTGGACGAACCGGGGATCCAGGTGGTCCTTTCACCGGACAGCACCCTCGACGTGGACCCGGAGACCATCCCTCTGGATGCCCGGAACCTCGTGTACCGCGCGGCCGCGCTCCTCGCCTCGCACTGCGGACTGGAGCCGGCCGTGCGCCTGGAGATCGTGAAGCGGGTCCCGGTCGCGGGCGGCATGGCGGGAGGATCCGCCGACGCCGCCGCCGCGCTGGTCGCCTGCAACGCCTTGTGGGAGTGCGGGCTGAGCCGTGAGGAACTGGCCGGCCTGGGAAGCCGGCTCGGAGCGGACGTTCCCTTCTGCCTGCTCGGCGGAGCGGCGGTGGGCCTGGGCGTGGGCGATGAACTCACCACGGCCCTGGTACACGGCGAACTCCACTGGGTGGTGGTCCCGGCCGCGTTCGGGCTCTCGACCCCCGAGGTGTTCCGTCGTCTCGACGCGCTCCGCGAGGCCGAAGGCTTTGCCGCGCCGGAGCCGGACTCCGTGGACGCCGCGATCCTGGCGGCATTGCGCACTCCGGACAGCCACGTGCTGTCCACGCTCATGGTCAACGACCTCCAGCGCGCCGCCCTGGATCTGGCCCCGGAACTGCGCGACGTGCTCGGCCTGGGGGAGTCCCTGGGCGCCCTCGCGGGCATCGTGTCCGGCTCCGGCCCTACGGTCGCGTTCCTCTGCGAGGACACGACGGCGGCCCGCGGACTCGCGGACGGCTTCAGCCATCGCGGCCTGGGGTCGTTCGTGCTCACGGCGCCGTCGCCCGGCGCCTTCGTGCATCCATGA
- a CDS encoding ABC-F family ATP-binding cassette domain-containing protein, with the protein MAHLLGGENLAVSFGTRTVLDGVTVGLEDGDRIGIVGRNGDGKSTLMRFLAQRAQPDDGRVTQRRDLRVGYLDQQDVLDGDDTVGQAIVGDMADHEWAADPKIREIMGGLVGDVDWDSSVHSLSGGQKRRVALAKLLIGDHDVIMLDEPTNHLDVEGVAWLARHLKNRWRATEGAFLVVTHDRWFLDEICTKTWEVHDGVVDPFEGGYAAYVLARAERDRMASVVEAKRQQLVKKELAWLRRGAPARTSKPKFRIEAANALIEDVPAPRDTLALNKMATARLGKDVIDLENVTLDRRPAPGEAEDRSGAPLFDNITLRLAPGERVGLVGVNGAGKSTLLRLLSGEVTPTSGKVKRGKTVVPAVLSQEVHELREVDDLRVVELIEREKRSFSVGGKDLTAGQLVEQLGFTNARQWTPIRDLSGGERRRLQLLRLLVGEPNVLMLDEPTNDLDTDTLAAVEDVLDGWPGTLVVVSHDRYLLERVTDHQIALLGDGKLRGLPRGVDQYLELREAALAGSSGKASGPTAAGGSGAAGTPGGGAPSSGASEAEKREARKNINRIERQLGKLAQQEEKLHGQMATASEMGDFDALGGLNTQLNEVLEEKETLEMEWLEAAEVLGE; encoded by the coding sequence ATGGCACATCTTCTGGGCGGCGAGAACCTCGCCGTGTCCTTCGGCACCCGCACCGTCCTGGACGGCGTCACGGTGGGACTCGAGGACGGCGACCGGATCGGGATCGTGGGCCGCAACGGCGATGGCAAGTCCACGCTCATGCGGTTCCTGGCCCAGCGCGCGCAGCCCGACGACGGCCGCGTGACGCAGCGCCGCGACCTGCGCGTGGGATACCTGGACCAGCAGGACGTGCTGGACGGCGACGACACGGTGGGCCAGGCGATCGTGGGGGACATGGCGGACCACGAGTGGGCCGCCGACCCGAAGATCCGCGAGATCATGGGCGGCCTCGTGGGGGACGTGGACTGGGATTCCAGCGTCCACAGCCTCTCCGGCGGGCAGAAGCGCCGCGTCGCGCTGGCGAAACTCCTGATCGGTGACCACGACGTCATCATGCTGGACGAGCCCACCAACCATCTCGACGTCGAGGGCGTGGCCTGGCTGGCCCGTCACCTCAAGAACCGCTGGCGCGCCACCGAGGGCGCGTTCCTGGTGGTCACCCACGACCGCTGGTTCCTGGACGAGATCTGCACCAAGACCTGGGAGGTCCACGACGGGGTCGTGGACCCGTTCGAGGGCGGCTACGCGGCGTACGTCCTGGCCCGTGCCGAGCGGGACCGCATGGCGTCCGTCGTGGAGGCCAAGCGTCAGCAGCTCGTGAAGAAGGAACTCGCCTGGCTGCGCCGTGGCGCCCCGGCCCGCACCTCCAAGCCGAAGTTCCGCATCGAGGCGGCCAACGCCCTGATCGAGGACGTCCCCGCGCCCCGCGACACCCTGGCACTGAACAAGATGGCCACGGCCCGCCTGGGCAAGGACGTCATCGACCTGGAGAATGTCACCCTGGACCGCCGTCCCGCCCCGGGCGAGGCCGAGGACCGGAGCGGCGCGCCGCTCTTCGACAACATCACGCTGCGCCTCGCCCCGGGCGAACGGGTGGGTCTGGTCGGCGTGAACGGCGCCGGCAAGTCCACGCTCCTGCGCCTGCTGTCCGGGGAGGTCACTCCCACGAGCGGCAAGGTGAAGCGCGGCAAGACCGTGGTGCCTGCTGTGCTGAGCCAGGAAGTGCACGAACTGCGCGAGGTGGACGATCTGCGCGTGGTCGAGCTGATCGAACGTGAGAAGCGGTCCTTCAGCGTGGGCGGCAAGGACCTCACCGCAGGGCAGCTCGTCGAGCAGCTCGGTTTCACGAACGCCCGCCAGTGGACGCCCATCCGGGACCTCTCCGGTGGCGAGCGGCGACGCCTCCAGCTCCTGCGTCTCCTGGTGGGGGAGCCCAATGTGCTCATGCTTGACGAGCCCACCAACGACCTGGACACGGATACCCTCGCCGCGGTGGAGGACGTCCTGGACGGCTGGCCCGGCACGCTCGTGGTCGTCAGCCATGACCGCTATCTGCTGGAACGCGTGACGGATCACCAGATCGCGCTGCTGGGCGACGGCAAGCTCCGCGGGCTTCCGCGGGGCGTGGACCAGTATCTGGAGCTGCGCGAGGCGGCACTGGCCGGTTCGTCCGGGAAGGCGAGCGGCCCGACGGCGGCCGGCGGCTCCGGCGCGGCGGGCACCCCGGGCGGCGGCGCGCCGTCGTCGGGGGCCAGCGAGGCGGAGAAGCGCGAGGCGCGCAAGAACATCAACCGGATCGAACGCCAGCTCGGCAAGCTCGCGCAGCAGGAGGAGAAGTTGCACGGGCAGATGGCCACGGCCTCCGAAATGGGCGACTTCGACGCCCTCGGCGGGCTGAACACCCAGCTCAACGAGGTGCTCGAGGAGAAGGAGACCCTGGAGATGGAGTGGCTCGAAGCCGCCGAGGTCCTGGGGGAGTAA
- a CDS encoding DUF58 domain-containing protein, with product MSAGPLSRLSPTKFLTRRGLGFVLAALLCLAGAWILGRRDLLTLSVFLLAMPVLAVLGVRSRHERFRVRREFHPLPVQEGTTTVVHLFISASTGVPGGADRAGWKARWARLPGGGSMVESTMVEQLPADLGGSPRFRYPSRAARGGPVSAYEYRVAPPHRGVFPVGGVTAEFRDPFDLAWQRHTVDPGTELLVTPRPGELSPGLLDLLRGHAGVGVGGSQTTSWVASASENDVMVREYRHGDALRRVHWPSTARRGELMVRHEEGGALPRITLVLDQRAGVHSGGELAPFPVPGAAASLRTTVSFEWQLRTFLAVALGLAGLGHELRLQDHAGEPAFQRSRSAPHPGLETMAAAEAPELLPECLAALELTEQHAPLSLSATGGLLVAFTGRLGLDDARNLVSGTLSGAGTAASWAGSRGTPQATVISCWPVSPGPDVRDVLETAGWRVLWASPGDSAARLLERWAGSGKPSAVTPPAMATTATTTSAARGETSGGDRP from the coding sequence ATGAGCGCCGGGCCGCTGAGCAGGCTGTCGCCCACGAAGTTCCTGACCCGCCGGGGGCTGGGATTCGTGCTGGCGGCCCTTCTCTGCCTTGCCGGGGCCTGGATCCTGGGCCGCCGGGACCTCCTCACGCTGTCCGTCTTCCTCCTGGCGATGCCGGTCCTGGCGGTCCTGGGCGTGCGGAGCCGTCACGAACGCTTCCGCGTGCGGCGCGAGTTCCATCCGCTGCCGGTGCAGGAGGGCACGACGACGGTCGTGCACCTCTTCATCAGCGCCTCCACCGGAGTGCCGGGCGGAGCGGACCGCGCGGGCTGGAAGGCACGCTGGGCCCGGCTGCCGGGTGGCGGGTCGATGGTCGAATCGACGATGGTGGAACAGCTGCCGGCGGATCTCGGCGGGTCGCCGAGGTTCCGCTACCCCTCCCGCGCAGCGCGCGGCGGACCCGTCTCCGCCTACGAATACCGGGTAGCCCCTCCGCATCGCGGCGTCTTCCCGGTAGGCGGGGTCACCGCGGAGTTCCGCGACCCCTTCGATCTGGCCTGGCAGCGCCACACCGTCGACCCCGGGACCGAACTCCTGGTGACACCCCGGCCCGGGGAACTCTCCCCCGGGCTGCTGGATCTGTTGCGGGGCCATGCCGGCGTCGGCGTCGGCGGCAGTCAGACGACCAGCTGGGTCGCGAGCGCGAGCGAGAATGACGTGATGGTCCGCGAATACCGGCACGGCGATGCGTTGCGCAGGGTTCACTGGCCCTCGACCGCCCGACGCGGCGAGCTCATGGTGCGGCATGAGGAAGGCGGCGCCCTCCCCCGCATCACGCTGGTGCTGGATCAGCGCGCCGGCGTCCACAGCGGGGGCGAGCTGGCCCCCTTCCCCGTGCCCGGCGCCGCCGCCTCCTTGCGCACCACCGTCTCCTTCGAATGGCAGCTCAGGACGTTCCTCGCGGTCGCGCTGGGGCTTGCGGGACTGGGCCACGAACTCCGCCTCCAGGACCACGCCGGAGAGCCTGCCTTCCAGCGGTCCCGCAGCGCCCCGCATCCCGGACTCGAGACGATGGCCGCCGCTGAAGCCCCCGAGCTCCTGCCGGAGTGCCTTGCCGCGCTCGAACTGACCGAGCAGCACGCCCCGCTGTCGCTCTCCGCGACCGGCGGGCTGCTGGTGGCTTTCACGGGACGCCTGGGGCTCGACGACGCGCGGAACCTCGTCAGCGGCACCCTGAGCGGCGCCGGGACGGCCGCGTCCTGGGCCGGCTCGCGTGGGACACCGCAGGCGACCGTGATCAGCTGCTGGCCCGTCAGCCCGGGCCCCGACGTGCGAGACGTGCTCGAAACCGCGGGTTGGCGGGTGCTGTGGGCCTCCCCGGGCGACTCCGCCGCGAGGCTCCTGGAACGCTGGGCGGGCTCCGGCAAACCGAGTGCCGTGACGCCGCCCGCCATGGCGACGACAGCCACGACGACGAGCGCCGCCCGAGGCGAGACGTCCGGCGGTGACCGGCCATGA